A window of the Brassica napus cultivar Da-Ae chromosome C5, Da-Ae, whole genome shotgun sequence genome harbors these coding sequences:
- the LOC106452056 gene encoding alcohol dehydrogenase-like 1 isoform X1, which yields MDKTSSFSIHKGKPIRCKAALCRKAREALVMEEIQVDPPQAYEVRIKILCTSLCHTDVTFWKLDSGPLARFPRILGHESVGLVESVGEHVDGFKQGDVVLPVFHPNCEECKDCKSSKSNWCARYANDSISNTRRYGMASRFKDSTGEDIHHFLFVSSFSEYTVVDIAHLVKISPDIPVQKAALLSCGVSTGIGAAWKVANVEEGSTVAVFGLGAVGLAAAEGARLRGAAKIIGVDLNPDKFELGKKFGFTDFVNPTLCGEKKVSEVIKEMTGGGVDYSFECVGLPSILSEAFISTRTGSGKTVMLGMGKHAAPISLGSFDLLSGRTICGSLFGGLKSKLDIPVLVDHYLKKELNLDSFITHELKFQEINKAFELLEEGKTLRCIIWMDK from the exons ATGGACAAGACGTCTTCATTCTCCATTCACAAAGGGAAACCGATTAGATGCAAAGCAGCATTATGTAGAAAAGCAAGAGAAGCACTGGTGATGGAAGAGATCCAAGTTGATCCACCTCAAGCTTACGAAGTACGGATTAAAATCTTATGTACTTCTCTTTGTCACACTGATGTTACTTTCTGGAAGTTAGACAGT GGGCCGCTTGCAAGGTTTCCTAGAATTCTCGGACACGAATCTGTCGG CTTGGTCGAGAGCGTTGGTGAACACGTGGATGGATTTAAACAAGGTGACGTTGTATTACCAGTGTTTCACCCTAACTGTGAAGAATGCAAAGACTGCAAATCCTCAAAAAGCAACTGGTGTGCGAGATATGCCAACGATTCTATATCAAACACGAGACGATATGGAATGGCTTCTAGGTTCAAAGATTCTACTGGAGAAGATATCCACCATTTTCTCTTTGTTTCCAGTTTCTCTGAATATACCGTGGTAGATATCGCACATCTCGTAAAAATCTCTCCTGATATCCCCGTTCAGAAAGCTGCTTTGCTCAGCTGTGGTGTCTCCACAG GAATTGGAGCAGCTTGGAAGGTGGCTAACGTGGAGGAAGGTTCCACCGTTGCAGTCTTTGGCCTCGGTGCCGTGGGACTTGCGGCTGCCGAAGGAGCTAGGCTGCGAGGGGCCGCGAAGATCATCGGTGTTGATCTCAATCCTGATAAATTCGAGTTAG GTAAGAAATTTGGTTTCACGGATTTCGTCAATCCTACTTTGTGCGGAGAAAAGAAAGTTAGCGAG GTGATTAAAGAAATGACAGGAGGAGGAGTTGACTACAGTTTCGAATGCGTTGGTTTACCTTCTATACTAAGTGAGGCTTTTATCAGCACCCGCACG GGATCAGGAAAGACGGTAATGTTAGGGATGGGGAAGCATGCAGCGCCAATAAGTTTGGGTAGTTTTGATCTTCTAAGTGGTAGAACTATTTGCGGAAGCTTGTTCGGGGGTTTGAAATCTAAACTGGATATTCCAGTTCTCGTGGATCATTACCTAAAAAAG GAGCTTAATCTAGATAGTTTTATTACACACGAGTTGAAATTTCAGGAAATCAACAAGGCTTTCGAGTTGTTAGAGGAAGGAAAGACTCTCCGCTGCATCATATGGATGGATAAGTAA
- the LOC106452056 gene encoding alcohol dehydrogenase-like 1 isoform X2: MDKTSSFSIHKGKPIRCKAALCRKAREALVMEEIQVDPPQAYEVRIKILCTSLCHTDVTFWKLDSGPLARFPRILGHESVGLVESVGEHVDGFKQGDVVLPVFHPNCEECKDCKSSKSNWCARYANDSISNTRRYGMASRFKDSTGEDIHHFLFVSSFSEYTVVDIAHLVKISPDIPVQKAALLSCGVSTGIGAAWKVANVEEGSTVAVFGLGAVGLAAAEGARLRGAAKIIGVDLNPDKFELGKKFGFTDFVNPTLCGEKKVSEVIKEMTGGGVDYSFECVGLPSILSEAFISTRTGSGKTVMLGMGKHAAPISLGSFDLLSGRTICGSLFGGLKSKLDIPVLVDHYLKKEINKAFELLEEGKTLRCIIWMDK, translated from the exons ATGGACAAGACGTCTTCATTCTCCATTCACAAAGGGAAACCGATTAGATGCAAAGCAGCATTATGTAGAAAAGCAAGAGAAGCACTGGTGATGGAAGAGATCCAAGTTGATCCACCTCAAGCTTACGAAGTACGGATTAAAATCTTATGTACTTCTCTTTGTCACACTGATGTTACTTTCTGGAAGTTAGACAGT GGGCCGCTTGCAAGGTTTCCTAGAATTCTCGGACACGAATCTGTCGG CTTGGTCGAGAGCGTTGGTGAACACGTGGATGGATTTAAACAAGGTGACGTTGTATTACCAGTGTTTCACCCTAACTGTGAAGAATGCAAAGACTGCAAATCCTCAAAAAGCAACTGGTGTGCGAGATATGCCAACGATTCTATATCAAACACGAGACGATATGGAATGGCTTCTAGGTTCAAAGATTCTACTGGAGAAGATATCCACCATTTTCTCTTTGTTTCCAGTTTCTCTGAATATACCGTGGTAGATATCGCACATCTCGTAAAAATCTCTCCTGATATCCCCGTTCAGAAAGCTGCTTTGCTCAGCTGTGGTGTCTCCACAG GAATTGGAGCAGCTTGGAAGGTGGCTAACGTGGAGGAAGGTTCCACCGTTGCAGTCTTTGGCCTCGGTGCCGTGGGACTTGCGGCTGCCGAAGGAGCTAGGCTGCGAGGGGCCGCGAAGATCATCGGTGTTGATCTCAATCCTGATAAATTCGAGTTAG GTAAGAAATTTGGTTTCACGGATTTCGTCAATCCTACTTTGTGCGGAGAAAAGAAAGTTAGCGAG GTGATTAAAGAAATGACAGGAGGAGGAGTTGACTACAGTTTCGAATGCGTTGGTTTACCTTCTATACTAAGTGAGGCTTTTATCAGCACCCGCACG GGATCAGGAAAGACGGTAATGTTAGGGATGGGGAAGCATGCAGCGCCAATAAGTTTGGGTAGTTTTGATCTTCTAAGTGGTAGAACTATTTGCGGAAGCTTGTTCGGGGGTTTGAAATCTAAACTGGATATTCCAGTTCTCGTGGATCATTACCTAAAAAAG GAAATCAACAAGGCTTTCGAGTTGTTAGAGGAAGGAAAGACTCTCCGCTGCATCATATGGATGGATAAGTAA